Proteins co-encoded in one Deinococcus carri genomic window:
- a CDS encoding cyclopropane-fatty-acyl-phospholipid synthase family protein encodes MSASSRGGQAQGLLSGTGRRMAWTAAAGVTAAALVARRQRQAVPTPAQLRAAALEVLEAALPQKRAFDVQLWDGTVLPATSPPTRARLVLNSEHSLGRMLGLPLDLALGEAYLRGDFEIAGDVSVIAGLTEAFDTPLTAGRLARLLGDVQLLRRSAGPAPHPVTAQLHGERHTRERDREAVTHHYDVSNDFYRLWLDRRMVYSCGYFPTGAETLDQAQEAKLEHICRKLRLREGERLLDIGCGWGGLALYAAGHYGVEVLGVTLSEAQLREGRARVEAAGLGHLVRLELRDYRDVLASGEGTFDKISSVGMAEHVGRRNMPGYFRAAYAALKPGGLMMNHAIAAGTRRTNLPAWLGTLYSGNFNQKYVFPDGELLPLWETLQHASAAHFEVRDVENLREHYARTVAAWSRNLEAHADEARALVGEERLRLWRLYLAACVTYFAGGHLAIFQSLLAKPDGVGRAGVPLSRGDVYR; translated from the coding sequence ATGTCAGCCTCCTCGCGCGGTGGTCAGGCCCAGGGCCTTCTTTCCGGAACGGGTCGGCGGATGGCCTGGACGGCGGCGGCCGGGGTCACAGCGGCGGCCCTGGTCGCCCGCCGGCAGCGGCAGGCGGTCCCCACCCCGGCGCAACTCCGCGCGGCGGCGCTGGAGGTGCTGGAGGCCGCGCTCCCGCAGAAACGCGCCTTTGACGTGCAACTCTGGGACGGCACGGTGCTGCCCGCCACCTCGCCCCCCACCCGGGCGCGGCTCGTCCTGAACAGCGAGCATTCGCTGGGCCGGATGCTGGGCCTGCCGCTGGACCTCGCGCTGGGCGAGGCGTACCTGCGCGGCGACTTCGAGATCGCGGGGGACGTGAGCGTGATCGCGGGTCTCACGGAGGCGTTTGACACGCCCCTCACGGCGGGACGGCTGGCGCGGCTGCTGGGGGACGTGCAGCTTCTCCGCCGTAGCGCCGGTCCCGCGCCCCATCCCGTCACCGCGCAGCTCCACGGCGAGCGCCACACCCGCGAGCGCGACCGGGAGGCCGTCACCCACCATTACGACGTGTCCAACGACTTCTACCGGCTGTGGCTGGATCGCCGCATGGTGTACTCCTGCGGGTATTTCCCCACGGGGGCCGAGACGCTGGACCAGGCGCAGGAGGCCAAGCTGGAACACATCTGCCGCAAGCTGCGTCTGAGGGAAGGCGAGCGTCTGCTGGACATCGGCTGTGGCTGGGGCGGCCTCGCCCTCTATGCGGCGGGGCACTACGGCGTGGAGGTGCTGGGGGTGACCCTCTCGGAAGCCCAGCTTCGCGAGGGCCGCGCGCGGGTGGAGGCGGCGGGCCTGGGGCACCTCGTCCGGCTGGAGCTGCGCGACTACCGCGACGTGCTGGCGAGCGGCGAGGGGACCTTCGACAAGATCAGCAGCGTGGGCATGGCCGAACACGTGGGCCGCCGCAACATGCCGGGCTACTTCCGCGCGGCCTACGCGGCCCTCAAACCCGGCGGCCTGATGATGAACCACGCCATCGCGGCGGGCACCCGCAGGACGAACCTCCCGGCCTGGCTGGGCACGCTGTATTCCGGCAACTTCAACCAGAAGTACGTCTTTCCCGACGGCGAGCTGCTGCCCCTCTGGGAAACCCTCCAGCACGCTTCAGCGGCCCACTTCGAGGTCCGCGACGTGGAGAACCTGCGCGAACACTACGCCCGGACGGTGGCCGCCTGGTCCCGCAACCTCGAAGCCCACGCTGACGAGGCCCGCGCCCTGGTCGGCGAGGAACGCCTGCGCCTGTGGCGGCTGTACCTGGCCGCCTGCGTGACCTACTTCGCGGGCGGCCACCTCGCCATCTTCCAGAGCCTGCTCGCCAAACCGGATGGGGTCGGGCGAGCGGGGGTGCCGCTGAGCCGGGGGGACGTGTATCGGTGA
- the pta gene encoding phosphate acetyltransferase has product MKTLFVAPTRNGVGLSSTALGLLRALERQGLKVAFLKPIAQTHETAPDDSVHFARTLAHVVTPDPIPLASAEEQLSLGQEEELMEGVIALARQAAAGVTGGADVLIAEGLALNERNGYAGPLNASLARNLEADVVLVSSLAGVTPATLADELEIAAQAYRRSDGSGLAGYVLNFAPLELDFGGLLAELRTRSRVLASGELPLLGVIAQSPALAAPRTLDVARHLGAEVLNEGEAALRRVISTVVTARSVPKMADLFTSGALVVTPGDREDVVMAAALSHLSGVPLAGLLFTSASAPEASIERLCRAALTSTLPVLRVETNSYNTASRLSRLDARVPHDDLERMERTIDFIADRLDTVPLTPRLRAPTGDERRLPPSAFRYELIQKARAANKRIVLPEGDEPRTVRAAIRCVEKGIARPVLLAPPEKVRQVAEGQGLTLPDGLEIIDPDSVRANYVAPMVELRKSKGLTAPMAEAQLEDTVVLGTMMLALGEVDGLVSGAVHTTANTVRPALQLIKTAPGTALVSSIFFMLMPEQVLVYGDAAINPNPNAEELADIAIQSADSAKAFGIPPRVAMLSYSTGESGAGADVEKVKVATGLVRERRPDLPVDGPLQYDAASVLSVGRQKAPNSPVAGRATVFIFPDLNTGNTTYKAVQRAAGVVAVGPMLQGLRKPVNDLSRGALVDDIVYTIALTAIQAT; this is encoded by the coding sequence ATGAAAACCCTCTTCGTCGCGCCCACCCGCAACGGCGTGGGCCTCAGCAGCACCGCGCTGGGGCTGCTGCGCGCGCTGGAGCGCCAGGGCCTCAAGGTGGCCTTCCTGAAGCCCATCGCCCAGACGCACGAAACGGCCCCCGACGACTCGGTGCATTTCGCCCGCACGCTGGCCCACGTGGTCACGCCCGACCCGATTCCGCTCGCCTCCGCCGAGGAGCAGCTCAGCCTGGGGCAGGAGGAGGAGCTGATGGAGGGCGTGATCGCCCTGGCCCGGCAGGCCGCCGCCGGAGTGACGGGCGGCGCGGACGTGCTGATCGCGGAGGGCCTCGCGCTGAACGAGCGCAACGGGTACGCGGGGCCGCTGAACGCCAGCCTCGCGCGCAACCTGGAGGCGGACGTGGTGCTGGTGTCGAGCCTCGCCGGGGTCACACCCGCCACGCTGGCCGACGAGCTGGAAATCGCCGCGCAGGCCTACCGCCGCAGCGACGGCTCGGGGCTGGCCGGGTACGTGCTGAACTTCGCGCCGCTGGAGCTGGACTTCGGGGGCCTGCTGGCCGAGCTGCGCACCCGCAGCCGCGTCCTGGCGAGCGGCGAGCTGCCGCTGCTGGGCGTGATCGCGCAGTCCCCGGCCCTGGCCGCCCCCCGCACGCTGGACGTGGCCCGGCACCTGGGGGCCGAGGTCCTCAACGAGGGCGAGGCCGCGCTGCGCCGCGTGATCAGCACGGTGGTCACGGCGCGCAGCGTGCCCAAGATGGCCGACCTCTTCACCTCCGGCGCGCTGGTCGTGACGCCCGGCGACCGCGAGGACGTGGTGATGGCGGCGGCCCTCTCGCACCTCAGCGGGGTGCCGCTGGCGGGGCTGCTGTTCACGTCCGCGAGTGCCCCGGAGGCGTCGATCGAGCGGCTGTGCCGGGCGGCGCTGACCAGCACGCTGCCGGTGCTGCGGGTGGAGACGAACTCCTACAACACCGCCTCGCGCCTCTCGCGCCTGGATGCCCGCGTGCCGCACGACGACCTGGAACGCATGGAGCGCACCATCGACTTCATCGCGGACCGGCTGGACACCGTGCCGCTCACTCCCCGCCTGCGTGCCCCCACCGGGGACGAACGCCGCCTGCCCCCCAGCGCCTTCCGCTACGAGCTGATCCAGAAGGCCCGCGCCGCAAACAAGCGCATCGTGCTGCCCGAGGGCGACGAACCGCGCACCGTGCGCGCCGCGATTCGCTGCGTGGAAAAGGGCATCGCGCGCCCCGTGCTGCTGGCCCCGCCCGAGAAGGTCCGCCAGGTGGCCGAGGGGCAGGGCCTGACCCTCCCCGACGGGCTGGAAATCATCGACCCCGACAGCGTGCGCGCCAACTACGTCGCGCCGATGGTCGAACTCCGCAAGAGCAAGGGCCTGACCGCCCCGATGGCCGAGGCGCAACTGGAGGACACGGTCGTCCTGGGCACCATGATGCTCGCGCTGGGCGAGGTGGACGGGCTGGTGTCGGGCGCGGTCCACACCACCGCGAACACGGTGCGGCCCGCCCTGCAGCTGATCAAGACGGCCCCCGGCACCGCGCTGGTCTCCTCCATCTTCTTCATGCTGATGCCCGAGCAGGTGCTGGTGTACGGCGACGCCGCCATCAACCCCAACCCCAATGCCGAGGAACTGGCCGACATCGCCATCCAGTCGGCAGACAGCGCGAAGGCCTTCGGTATTCCGCCGAGGGTCGCCATGCTGAGTTACTCGACGGGCGAGAGCGGCGCGGGGGCCGACGTGGAAAAGGTCAAGGTCGCCACCGGGCTGGTGCGCGAGCGCCGCCCCGACCTCCCGGTGGACGGCCCCCTCCAGTACGACGCCGCCTCGGTCCTGAGCGTGGGCCGCCAGAAGGCCCCCAACAGCCCCGTCGCGGGCCGCGCCACCGTCTTCATCTTTCCCGACCTCAACACCGGGAATACCACCTACAAGGCCGTGCAGCGCGCGGCGGGCGTGGTCGCCGTCGGGCCGATGCTCCAGGGGCTGCGAAAGCCCGTGAACGACCTCTCGCGCGGGGCGCTGGTGGACGACATCGTGTATACGATTGCGCTGACGGCGATTCAGGCCACGTAG
- a CDS encoding acetate kinase translates to MWTLVVNCGSSSLKFALLNPDSGEMPLAGLAERLGSDLAAVRVDREGERVSVPLPHGSYPEAFGVLLAELDALGLRREVRAVGHRVVHGGDRFSTPVLITPEVLEVIRACVPLAPLHNPANLAGIEAAQAAFPDLPQIAVFDTAFHQTMPPVAYRYAVPTDWYTQHGVRRYGFHGISHEYVAGEAARLLGRDPSGLNLVTAHLGNGCSVTAVRGGHSVDTSMGLTPLEGLVMGTRSGDVDPGLPDYLARQAGLSLTQITAALNRESGLLGLSGLTNDMRELEEAAGRGNEQARLAVEIFVYRLAKTVAGMATALDTLDGLVFTGGIGENSSGVRAATLARLGLLGFRLDEAANERAVRGQGGLITRPDSVPALVVNTNEELMIARETAEVVKVVGRGL, encoded by the coding sequence ATGTGGACGTTGGTGGTGAACTGCGGGAGCAGCAGTCTGAAATTCGCGCTGCTGAATCCCGACTCGGGCGAGATGCCCCTCGCGGGTCTGGCCGAGCGGCTGGGGTCCGACCTGGCCGCGGTGCGGGTGGACCGGGAGGGCGAACGGGTCTCGGTCCCACTGCCGCACGGCAGCTACCCGGAAGCCTTCGGCGTGCTGCTGGCCGAGCTGGACGCGCTGGGGCTGCGGCGGGAGGTGCGGGCGGTCGGCCACCGGGTCGTGCATGGCGGCGACCGCTTCAGCACACCCGTCCTGATCACGCCGGAGGTGCTGGAGGTCATCCGCGCCTGCGTGCCCCTCGCGCCGCTGCACAATCCGGCGAATCTGGCGGGCATCGAGGCGGCGCAGGCCGCGTTTCCGGACCTGCCGCAGATCGCGGTCTTCGACACGGCCTTTCACCAGACCATGCCCCCGGTCGCCTACCGCTACGCCGTGCCGACGGACTGGTACACCCAGCACGGCGTGCGGCGCTACGGCTTTCACGGCATCAGCCACGAGTACGTGGCGGGCGAGGCGGCGCGGTTGCTGGGGCGCGACCCTTCCGGGCTGAACCTCGTCACGGCGCACCTGGGCAACGGGTGCAGCGTCACCGCCGTGCGGGGCGGGCACAGCGTGGACACCAGCATGGGCCTCACGCCGCTGGAGGGGCTGGTCATGGGCACCCGCAGCGGCGACGTGGACCCCGGTCTGCCCGACTACCTCGCGCGGCAGGCGGGCCTGAGCCTCACCCAGATCACGGCGGCGCTGAACCGGGAAAGCGGGCTGCTGGGGCTGTCCGGCCTCACCAACGACATGCGCGAGCTGGAGGAGGCCGCCGGGCGCGGGAACGAGCAGGCCCGGCTGGCGGTGGAGATTTTCGTCTACCGCCTCGCTAAGACGGTCGCAGGCATGGCGACCGCGCTGGACACGCTGGACGGGCTGGTCTTCACCGGGGGCATCGGGGAAAACAGCTCCGGCGTGCGGGCCGCCACCCTCGCCCGGCTGGGGCTGCTGGGCTTCCGGCTGGACGAGGCGGCGAATGAGCGGGCCGTGCGGGGGCAGGGGGGCCTGATCACCCGGCCGGACAGCGTGCCCGCACTGGTCGTGAACACGAACGAGGAGCTGATGATCGCCCGCGAGACGGCGGAGGTTGTGAAGGTGGTGGGCCGTGGGTTGTAG
- a CDS encoding eCIS core domain-containing protein translates to MFEPKNRKTTQPSPTFARPASVVRLQSPPAVRSLAHEALVLGQHTRRLPERQQQVVQPVFRATELRAAEEARLGEQRASLEHQAAELAQDLPEQALAMAQQRQQDHALPARPPRRPATPAEWVTVMRFQAEQIENRRLTMAESAQFSSLQRQVAQTLARNFREDRQAPQERYAQYAGHLVNLQRHPISGQVAQVALSLMPAGERPSLQRAVAEAQQREEAEQTQDAAALQLYAVQRQLAGLEQEAAQPVSARIQARRGSGTPLPAAVQRQLEAGLNHDLSRVRIHDDAEADELTKGVNAVAFTTGADIYFRRGTFNPNTRSGLELLAHEATHVKQQALGRVGSGVDPDAGLEAEARELGARLANRPAGPRFGTHAGRPGRQPGARTVPSAARLAALSQTTQRSAPAIQRWPNPLKVIQTVKDRAVQAVSGSAQRVKENAQRAVQAAIHQAEAAARPAIQAARQIAAQVKADAGRVTAAVQQRVQGAARGAGTLVTRAATGVRQRVQATTRQVKAGLKNQASALAALTAQTIHRAGHAVSQSGVARLARAASHQAATFDVRGAAAQAAEKVKAAADHLRTRASALGQRARADTQALYEQAKTGIKKAAAAAQQQATRGWGELVKKGRATMSSVARTVRAIKNSPRVQRAAAFLKEAGIQVAKVGTAIVVGGAVIAGAAALTAATGGLAGPALVAALFASGALGGAAGQVVENALRGKKWNKDISAKSLLTDGALGVALGPAAKLVGGLARGVARPVLNVGGKALKALSPAATQAAASLALVARARGAGVAATVARPLTRGRRLTQVAAGRYVRPVLSGAGRRLSQSALGRGFHALDANVSAHLRRLSAWPARAGRVAGKGWKAIKNTVVGGVKGFVNRSPALKALGQRAGQARKWTRGQLEEMRDALAVGGLRVKAGMSRGWQNLRRQTAASELEVRRSLQARGLYVSQGSLTGRVFDAAERTLASMKNYVSHVGHEVAEEVRGQWLGSAGPMGAMRLGREIENTIAVNPALAAGWRKELQRANHGLVSHAARAMRNEAAAAGQTLSRTAARRAASARVTREMAEEYARRTASGRFMSQVVKTHRQLIQPRVTSFEPQQNWLGQLPRVYGTGAKQMWADVRGKGSALNAAYRGGGAAGAASLAGGWLSEEVFKTFVVGTASAYKQGDTLLPSSGQARAGLDKVRGDVGKNAFTAATGLIPEMLGGRLMPLAPFDREVKTLAAIAGYGSTTVTNELGYEPPQEEAAQTNRREEEKR, encoded by the coding sequence ATGTTCGAGCCGAAGAACAGGAAGACCACGCAGCCGTCTCCGACATTCGCCCGACCTGCCAGCGTGGTCCGCCTCCAATCGCCCCCCGCGGTCCGGTCCCTCGCCCACGAGGCGCTGGTGCTCGGGCAGCACACCCGCCGCCTGCCCGAGCGGCAACAGCAGGTGGTCCAGCCGGTCTTCCGGGCAACCGAACTGCGCGCGGCCGAGGAGGCGCGGCTGGGAGAGCAGCGCGCCTCGCTGGAGCACCAGGCGGCGGAGCTGGCCCAGGACCTTCCGGAACAGGCGCTGGCGATGGCCCAGCAGCGGCAGCAGGACCACGCCCTGCCCGCACGGCCCCCGCGGCGACCTGCCACGCCCGCCGAATGGGTCACGGTGATGCGCTTTCAGGCCGAGCAGATCGAGAACCGCCGCCTGACGATGGCGGAGTCGGCGCAGTTCAGCTCCCTGCAACGCCAGGTGGCGCAGACTCTGGCCCGGAATTTCCGGGAAGACCGGCAGGCTCCGCAGGAACGGTACGCCCAGTACGCCGGACACCTGGTCAACCTGCAACGGCACCCTATCAGTGGCCAGGTGGCCCAGGTCGCGCTGTCGCTGATGCCGGCGGGCGAGCGCCCCAGCCTGCAACGCGCGGTGGCCGAGGCCCAGCAGCGGGAAGAGGCTGAGCAGACCCAGGACGCGGCGGCCCTGCAACTGTATGCGGTGCAGCGGCAACTGGCGGGGCTGGAGCAGGAGGCGGCGCAGCCCGTCAGCGCGCGCATCCAGGCACGCCGGGGGTCAGGCACGCCCCTCCCGGCGGCGGTCCAGCGCCAGCTTGAGGCGGGGCTGAACCATGACCTCAGTCGCGTGCGCATCCACGACGACGCCGAGGCGGACGAACTGACAAAGGGCGTGAATGCCGTGGCGTTTACCACCGGAGCCGACATCTACTTCCGGCGGGGCACCTTCAACCCGAACACCCGCAGCGGCCTGGAACTGCTGGCGCACGAGGCCACGCACGTCAAGCAGCAGGCGTTGGGGCGGGTAGGGTCGGGGGTGGACCCGGACGCGGGTCTGGAGGCGGAAGCCAGGGAACTGGGCGCGCGGCTGGCGAACCGGCCTGCCGGCCCCCGCTTCGGCACCCATGCGGGGCGTCCTGGACGCCAGCCCGGGGCACGAACTGTCCCATCGGCGGCCCGGCTGGCGGCTCTGTCCCAGACCACCCAGCGGAGTGCCCCCGCCATTCAGCGCTGGCCCAATCCCCTCAAGGTCATTCAGACCGTCAAGGACCGGGCGGTGCAAGCAGTCAGCGGGTCAGCCCAGCGGGTGAAGGAAAACGCCCAGCGGGCCGTGCAGGCCGCCATTCACCAGGCCGAGGCCGCGGCCAGACCGGCCATCCAGGCCGCGCGGCAGATCGCGGCCCAGGTCAAGGCCGACGCCGGGAGGGTCACAGCCGCAGTGCAGCAGAGGGTCCAGGGCGCAGCTCGCGGGGCCGGGACGCTGGTGACACGGGCGGCAACGGGCGTACGGCAAAGGGTCCAGGCCACCACCCGGCAGGTCAAAGCGGGGCTGAAGAACCAAGCCTCTGCCCTGGCAGCCCTCACCGCCCAGACTATTCACCGGGCCGGGCACGCCGTCTCCCAGTCTGGGGTTGCCCGCCTGGCTCGGGCGGCCTCTCACCAGGCCGCGACCTTTGATGTGCGCGGGGCGGCTGCCCAGGCGGCCGAGAAGGTGAAGGCAGCTGCCGACCACCTCCGAACCAGGGCAAGCGCCCTGGGGCAGCGGGCCAGGGCTGACACGCAGGCCCTGTACGAGCAGGCCAAAACTGGCATCAAGAAGGCGGCCGCCGCAGCCCAGCAGCAGGCCACCAGGGGATGGGGTGAACTGGTCAAGAAGGGGCGGGCCACCATGAGCAGCGTCGCTCGCACTGTCCGAGCCATCAAGAATAGCCCCAGGGTGCAAAGGGCCGCCGCTTTCCTGAAGGAGGCCGGGATTCAGGTGGCCAAGGTGGGGACGGCCATCGTCGTGGGTGGTGCCGTGATTGCCGGGGCGGCGGCCCTGACAGCGGCCACCGGCGGTCTGGCCGGTCCCGCCCTGGTCGCGGCCCTCTTCGCCTCGGGAGCGCTGGGCGGAGCCGCTGGGCAGGTCGTGGAAAACGCGCTGCGCGGCAAGAAGTGGAACAAGGACATCTCGGCCAAGAGCCTGCTGACCGACGGCGCTCTGGGCGTGGCCCTTGGCCCAGCGGCCAAACTCGTGGGCGGGCTTGCCCGGGGAGTCGCCCGCCCTGTTCTAAATGTCGGCGGAAAGGCCCTGAAGGCCCTCAGTCCCGCTGCCACCCAGGCGGCGGCATCCCTGGCTCTGGTCGCCAGAGCCAGGGGGGCCGGCGTTGCCGCGACGGTGGCCCGGCCACTCACCCGGGGGCGCAGGCTCACCCAAGTCGCCGCGGGCAGATACGTCAGGCCCGTCCTGTCAGGTGCTGGCCGGAGGCTGAGTCAGAGCGCCCTGGGACGCGGCTTCCACGCCCTCGATGCGAACGTCTCTGCCCATCTCCGCCGGCTGTCGGCATGGCCCGCGCGGGCAGGCCGGGTGGCCGGGAAGGGCTGGAAGGCCATCAAGAACACCGTGGTGGGTGGCGTAAAAGGCTTCGTGAACCGCAGCCCCGCCCTGAAGGCTCTGGGCCAACGGGCAGGTCAGGCACGGAAGTGGACGCGAGGCCAGCTTGAGGAGATGAGGGACGCGCTGGCGGTGGGTGGATTGAGGGTAAAGGCCGGAATGAGCCGGGGGTGGCAGAATCTACGCCGTCAAACCGCAGCCAGCGAACTGGAAGTACGGCGTAGCCTACAGGCCCGCGGCCTTTATGTCTCCCAGGGTTCCCTCACGGGTCGCGTCTTCGATGCCGCCGAGCGCACTCTTGCCAGCATGAAGAATTACGTCTCTCATGTCGGCCATGAGGTCGCTGAGGAGGTTCGGGGGCAGTGGCTGGGGTCGGCCGGACCGATGGGGGCCATGCGGCTGGGGCGCGAAATCGAGAACACGATTGCGGTCAATCCGGCGCTGGCAGCGGGCTGGCGTAAGGAACTCCAGCGCGCCAACCATGGCCTGGTCAGCCATGCCGCGCGCGCCATGCGGAATGAAGCAGCGGCGGCAGGCCAGACCCTTTCCAGGACTGCCGCACGCCGGGCCGCCAGCGCCCGCGTGACCAGGGAGATGGCGGAAGAATACGCGCGGCGGACAGCCAGTGGCAGGTTCATGTCCCAGGTCGTGAAAACGCACCGGCAGCTGATCCAGCCGCGCGTAACGAGCTTCGAGCCGCAGCAGAACTGGCTGGGTCAGCTCCCCCGCGTCTACGGGACGGGCGCAAAACAGATGTGGGCCGACGTGCGGGGCAAGGGCAGCGCCCTGAACGCGGCCTACCGGGGCGGGGGAGCCGCCGGGGCCGCCAGCCTGGCGGGCGGCTGGCTCAGCGAGGAAGTCTTCAAAACTTTCGTGGTCGGGACAGCCTCGGCCTATAAACAGGGCGACACGTTGTTGCCGTCCTCCGGCCAGGCCCGCGCCGGACTGGACAAGGTGAGGGGCGACGTGGGCAAGAACGCCTTTACTGCGGCGACGGGACTGATCCCGGAGATGCTGGGGGGCCGCCTGATGCCCCTCGCCCCGTTCGACCGCGAAGTGAAGACCCTGGCAGCCATCGCGGGATACGGTTCCACGACCGTGACCAATGAATTGGGTTATGAGCCGCCCCAGGAAGAGGCCGCCCAGACGAACAGGCGGGAAGAGGAGAAGCGATGA
- the tsaE gene encoding tRNA (adenosine(37)-N6)-threonylcarbamoyltransferase complex ATPase subunit type 1 TsaE codes for MTLPLLPGESRLLRGQDEQRALGAALARALPAGAALFLEGELGAGKTTLTQGLAQALGFADAVTSPTYALMHAYPTPAGRLLHVDAYRVRDVAELYEMDLEELMLGSRLSVIEWGEGLYADYPHAPVLRLEHVAGEPEVRRVTRLR; via the coding sequence ATGACCCTGCCTCTCCTCCCCGGTGAGTCCCGCCTGCTGCGCGGCCAGGACGAGCAGCGCGCGCTCGGGGCGGCGCTGGCCCGGGCCTTGCCCGCGGGCGCGGCGCTGTTCCTCGAAGGTGAGCTGGGGGCGGGCAAGACCACGCTGACGCAGGGGCTGGCCCAGGCGCTGGGCTTCGCGGACGCCGTGACCAGCCCCACCTACGCCCTGATGCACGCCTACCCCACCCCGGCGGGCCGCCTCCTGCACGTGGACGCCTACCGGGTGCGCGACGTGGCCGAGCTGTACGAGATGGACCTGGAGGAACTGATGCTGGGCAGCCGCCTGAGCGTCATTGAGTGGGGCGAGGGTCTCTATGCCGACTACCCGCACGCGCCTGTCCTGCGGCTGGAGCATGTGGCGGGCGAGCCGGAGGTGCGGCGGGTGACCCGGTTGCGCTGA
- a CDS encoding roadblock/LC7 domain-containing protein: protein MTNAVYTLIVRALSGIVSERAAETLLRAALREQGLTPEGVNAAEMQRVLSGPLLARLSGVLPQARARAELRAMSMQLQQQYPKAPTLFITAPLAAWDEAGGDTRWQDEPQFSADDFEFDDPEYTAAPALRHYALDSASGQEALIQDLGRMQGVQGVMVCRASGEVLRQRALAGATNLSSVIAATALLFQKRSLNLMSVDMGTQTICMRPLGAYCVAVVAGPQVNIGRLLAELQQVRGAA from the coding sequence ATGACGAATGCCGTGTACACCCTGATCGTGCGCGCCCTGTCCGGCATTGTGTCCGAACGTGCCGCTGAAACCCTGCTGCGCGCCGCTCTGCGGGAGCAGGGGCTGACCCCCGAGGGCGTGAACGCCGCAGAGATGCAGCGCGTGCTGTCCGGACCCCTGCTGGCCCGCCTGTCGGGCGTGTTGCCCCAGGCGCGCGCCCGCGCCGAGCTGCGGGCGATGTCCATGCAGCTCCAGCAGCAGTACCCCAAGGCCCCCACCCTTTTCATCACGGCCCCGCTGGCGGCCTGGGACGAGGCGGGCGGCGACACCCGCTGGCAGGACGAGCCGCAGTTCAGCGCCGACGACTTCGAATTCGACGACCCCGAGTACACCGCCGCCCCCGCGCTGCGACACTACGCCCTGGACAGTGCCAGCGGCCAGGAGGCCCTGATTCAGGACCTGGGCCGCATGCAGGGCGTGCAGGGCGTGATGGTCTGCCGCGCGAGCGGTGAGGTGCTGCGTCAGCGGGCGCTGGCGGGGGCCACCAACCTCAGCAGCGTGATTGCCGCGACCGCCCTGCTGTTCCAGAAACGCTCGCTGAACCTGATGTCGGTGGACATGGGCACCCAGACCATCTGCATGCGGCCCCTGGGGGCCTACTGCGTGGCGGTGGTGGCCGGACCGCAGGTGAACATCGGCCGCCTGCTGGCCGAACTCCAGCAGGTGCGGGGGGCCGCGTGA